A single Chlamydia suis DNA region contains:
- a CDS encoding HEAT repeat domain-containing protein produces the protein MGLSRLIVLGLLSLTISANCDFPPSVSQKILFFCKKSIPQALEVYLEASEAHQHHDFSILRLIAESYLQQSLFSEDAYIRKSAIIGAGLSGSSEFLDLLSEVIETQDIYEQLLILNAAGNQWGKTSDRLLFKGLTASHPVIRLEAAYRLACMKNSQVSDYLYSFIHKLPEEIQCLAATIFLQLETEEADTYIYRLLSSPNSLTRNYIAYLVGEYQQKRFLPTLRSLLTSATPLDQEGALYAVGKLEDFSSYPKIKILSSKSDPEVALAAAQTLLFLGKEEEALPILTTFCQQSHPRALYTARFLSQEKGEELLLPIFCQTTKEEVRLNTALALVHQGCTNHLVLNYLTEMLENKVPHRLFLPSHSIGKATQAWKECTTFPILSQEEKIRTLAMYRAAEDTILASLLKLPNNAYLPYLERILASQKTALAAKAIAFLSVTAHPQALSLVSAAALTPGDPIIRAYANLALYTMTKDPEKKAALYPYAEQLIGDTVLFTDTENPLPSPQSSYLRYQVSPETRTQLMLAILETLVSSKTDEDIRVFLSLMKKTHYKNVPILSGLLMRIVE, from the coding sequence ATGGGATTATCTCGCCTAATTGTACTTGGCCTACTTTCTCTAACGATCTCAGCAAACTGTGACTTCCCCCCTTCTGTTTCCCAAAAAATACTGTTTTTTTGCAAAAAATCTATTCCTCAAGCTCTAGAAGTTTATCTCGAAGCTTCTGAAGCGCACCAACACCATGATTTCTCCATATTACGTTTAATTGCAGAATCCTACTTACAGCAAAGCCTGTTCTCTGAAGACGCCTACATACGTAAGAGTGCAATTATTGGAGCAGGGCTTTCTGGCTCATCTGAGTTCTTAGATTTGCTGTCCGAAGTCATAGAAACTCAAGACATTTATGAGCAACTTCTTATTTTGAATGCAGCAGGCAACCAATGGGGGAAAACCTCGGACCGGCTTTTATTCAAAGGATTAACAGCATCCCACCCTGTTATTCGCTTGGAAGCAGCCTATCGTCTAGCCTGCATGAAAAATAGTCAGGTGAGTGACTATCTTTATTCGTTTATCCATAAGCTTCCGGAAGAAATCCAGTGCCTTGCAGCAACCATCTTTTTGCAATTGGAAACGGAAGAAGCGGATACCTACATATATAGGCTGCTCTCTTCTCCTAATAGCTTAACAAGAAACTATATTGCTTACCTGGTTGGAGAATACCAACAGAAAAGATTCCTTCCGACGCTTCGTTCTTTGCTTACTAGTGCAACTCCTTTAGACCAGGAAGGGGCTTTGTATGCCGTGGGAAAATTAGAAGATTTTAGTAGCTATCCTAAAATCAAAATATTGAGCTCTAAATCGGATCCAGAAGTAGCTCTAGCGGCAGCTCAAACTTTATTATTTTTAGGGAAAGAAGAGGAGGCTTTGCCTATCCTAACGACTTTTTGCCAACAAAGCCATCCTCGGGCTCTTTATACTGCTCGTTTCCTGTCTCAAGAAAAAGGAGAAGAGCTTCTTCTTCCTATCTTTTGTCAAACAACTAAAGAAGAAGTTCGACTGAATACTGCTTTAGCTCTCGTTCATCAGGGATGCACCAATCACTTGGTTCTTAATTATTTAACAGAAATGTTAGAAAATAAGGTTCCCCATCGCCTATTTTTACCCTCTCATTCGATAGGGAAAGCGACTCAAGCTTGGAAAGAATGCACAACTTTCCCCATCCTAAGCCAAGAAGAGAAAATAAGAACTTTAGCAATGTATCGTGCAGCAGAAGATACTATTCTTGCTAGCTTATTAAAGTTACCCAATAACGCCTACCTACCTTACCTGGAACGCATTCTAGCCTCACAAAAAACGGCACTAGCAGCTAAAGCTATTGCTTTTTTATCAGTAACAGCTCATCCTCAAGCACTTTCTTTAGTCTCTGCAGCAGCATTAACTCCGGGAGATCCTATCATTCGCGCTTATGCTAATTTAGCTTTATACACAATGACCAAAGATCCTGAAAAAAAAGCCGCTTTGTATCCATATGCCGAACAATTGATAGGGGATACCGTTTTATTTACAGATACGGAGAATCCTCTTCCCTCTCCCCAATCTTCTTATCTGCGATATCAGGTATCCCCAGAGACTCGCACCCAACTTATGCTTGCAATTTTAGAAACTCTTGTTTCCTCTAAGACTGACGAAGATATCCGT